Part of the Vulcanisaeta thermophila genome, CCAATGAGGGTATCGGGGGTATCTAATCCCCTAAACCGTCATAATTATAAATCCACGTATTAATAACCCAACGTGGAGGATCCCGCGAAGATTGCGGCCGCTAGGGAGGCGGTTAAGTACGTGATGCACAATACCATCGTTGGCGTGGGTACGGGGACCACATCATTAATCTTCCTGAGGGAGTTGGCCAGGAGGTTGGTTAGTGGGGAGTTGGGGAGTGTTAAGTTGGTACCTACATCAACCGAGACTGAGGTTGAGATTGTGAACCTGGGGCTTGGGGATTACCTTAGGTATCCCTGGCAGGTGAGCCATATTGATATTGCCATTGACGGTGCCGATGAGGTTGATGGGAGTAAGAACCTCATTAAGGGCGGAGGTGGTGCATTGACTAGGGAGAAGATTATTGATTACTGGGCTAGGGAGTTCATAGTCATAGTTGATGAAACCAAGCTGGTCAGTCGGGTACCCAGTAATCACCCCATACCCATAGAGGTCATACCCTACGCATGGAGCATAGTCAAGGCAAGGATCGAGCGTGAATTTGGGGGAAGGGCCTCATTGAGGGTTAGTGGTGGTAAGCGTGGGCCCGTGATCACGGATAACGGCAATTACATCCTAGACTTCACCCCAGGCGCTGCCCTGAATCCCAGGGAGGCCGAGGTGGCCATTAAGGCTATTCCAGGGGTTGTGGAGGTGGGCCTATTTAGTGGTGAGAGGGTTTCCATGGTTATCGTGGGTAAGCGTGATGGCTCGGTCAGCATCATCAAGTAATACCACCCCGAAATTGGCTCCGTAGCTCCTGAAAGTAATGAGTGGTGCAGATGAGTTAGTCCACTTACTTAAACAATTAAGTCCGCGATTTTGCTTAGGGAGTTCCCTATGGATTTAATCGCCTCCTGGAATTCCGTTGCGAATTTCATGGAGTCCTTAACGACCTCATAAATCCTCCTAGTGCCTGAACCACATTTACTACACCCACCCTTGGCGTCAATGACCTTAACAGCCACGTAACCCAGTATTGATATTAATTGCCTAATTACCTCATTAACCTCGTGCAGCTTCAACGCCGAGTTGGCGCTCATGGAGTTGAGATCCTCCTGAAGCCCGCTGGTGGGTATGTTATTCACGGTGGATGGTACAGCCACCTCCCTAAGCCTGGCAGCTAGGGCTGCGGCTGTGTACTGCGTTATCATTAAGCCCACGCTCCACGCACCACTGGTTAGGTAATTACCCACGCCGTTTATGTCAGCCCTGAGCAACTGGGCCACCTGCCTCTCTATTAAATTGCCCAAGACTGCCAGGGACATGTTAGCAAGGTCCGTGGAGAGGGCCACGTACTCACCGTGGAAGTGGCACGCGGATTTTACACCCCCATCAACAATAACTGGGTTATCGCTCACGGAATTTACCTCATTCACCACATTACCCAAGGCCCAGTTCAGCGAGTCCCAAACGGAGCCAACAACCTGGGGTATGCACCTGAGGGAGTATGGGTCCTGAACCCTGCCCGAGGTGTCAATGTACCCGCTATCCTCTATAAGTTTCGTGATAACCCTGGACGCGTACTGCTCACCACCATGCAACTTGAGCAGGTTTACCTCCACATTGAAGGCGCTGGAATTCGCATTGGAGGCCTCGAGTGCCAGTGCCATTACGGCCATTGCGGATTTGATGAGGTTTATGGAGTCCCAAAGGCCCAGGGCGGCCACGGCCGTGCTGTAGCTGGTCCCGTTTATTAACGCCAGGGCCTCCTTATAGCTCAACTCGAGGGGTCTTAACCCAACGGCTTTCAATGCCTCGATGGACGGCATAACCCTACCCCTAAAGAGCACCATGCCCTTACCAATCAATGCCAGGGACATGTGGGCCAGCGGTGCAAGGTCGCCGCTGGCCCCCACGGAGCCATACCTAGGTATCACGGGTGTTATGCCCAGGTTTAGGAATTGTATCATTAGGTCTATCAGGGAGTCCCTGACGCCGCTGTGGCCCAGGGCCAGTTGATGAGCCCTGATCAGCATGGTTGCCCTAACCCAATCCTCAGGTGCCGCCTCGCCCACACCCTTTGCGTGGTCCTGGAGCATGATTTCCGAGTGGCCAGTGACCTCCTCGGGGTTTATGTACATACTGTACAAGTCACCAAGTCCTGTGTTTACTCCGTATATCCTAATACCCGACCCAATCAGTTCCTCGAGCCGCCGCCGTGAATTGATAACCCTACTCCTGACGTCTTCATCCCAAGCCACCTCCTCGTGATTTCTGGCTACGCTTACAATGTCCGTTATGGATAACTTATTACCTAACTTTATCACCATCAAAACTATAGAGAAGTACCTACCTTTTTTACTAATTTCCCCTTAAATACTCACCAATTCTCCTAATACCCTCCCTAATATCCTCCTCACTCTCCCTGGCGAAGCATATCCTCACGTGGTACTTACCGTTATCGCCAAAGGCGGAGCCTGGAACCACGGCAACGTGCTTCTCCCTTAATAATCTCAGGGAGAACTCCTCATCATCAATGCCCAGTCCCTCTAGGTATGGTTTGAGGTTTACGAACATGAATAGCCCGGCCCTGGGCTTGACCACGGTGGCCCTGGGCAAGTACTCCCTAACGGCTTTGTACATGGCCTCCATCCTCGACTTGTAAATGGGCAGGGTCTCACTTAGGTACTTCTCCTTGTACTTAGTTAAGTATAGGAGTCCTGCGTACTGGGCTGGTGTTGGTGGGTTTAGGTTCGTGTACTGCTTAACCCTATTGAAGACCTTCACAAAGTCCTCATGGGCAACCACGTAGCCGAGTCTCCAACCGGGCATTCCTGGGTCCTTGGAGAAGGTGTTTACGGCAATCACATGCTCCATATCAAGCCCAAGGGCGTATAGGTGGGCCCCCTCATAGTAAAGATGCTTATACGCCTCGTCATAAATAACGTAGGCATCGTAGTCCCTCGCCAGGTCAAGGATTAATTTAATGGTTTTCTCATCAAGTACCCTACCTGTGGGATTGTCCGGGTTAACCAGGATTATGGCCTTGGTCCTCCTACCCACGGCACTCTTTAGATCATCCTCGCTGGGTAACCAGCCCAGCTCCTCCCTAGCCCTCACCTTAATGACCTTACCACCAAGGAACCTAATTACAGGCTCGTACATTAGGTATGTGGGGTCCATGAGGACAACCTCATCACCCTCATCAATAATCGCCATGAACAATGCAAGTAGTGCCTCTGCAGACCCTGCTGTGACTGATACATTGCTGGGTGTGATATTGATTCCCGAGTACTTACTATAGTCATTGGCGATTGTGATCCTCAACTCATCAATGCCATTACTGGGCGTGTACATACTTAATTCAAAGGGCTTCTCCAGCAATTCCTTGGTGAATTCCAGGAGTAAATCCTTGCTCGGTGGCAAGCCAGGCTGCCCTATGTGGAACCCATAAACCTTAATACCACGGCTCGAAAGCCTAACTACCTCCTCATTGATAGCCCTTATCTTGGATCCTGGGAACATTGAAGATCTTGTAGAGAACCTCATGATGAATTACCGTTGAAATACGGCATTTAATAAATTTCCCTTTCCACGAATTAGCTAGCTAATACTTTAGCGAGGAATTCAAGACCTTAATCTCCATGATGCATTACAGGTTATTGTTTAAGTATTTATCCATAGGGTTTTACCTGAGAGACGTTAAGGATTAATCATGTACGTAAATGAGCTCAACAACCTTATCATCATTCTCCTAGCACACATTCCTAGCGTTATATGGGTCACCAGGCCCTAATGCAGTAAATACTCGCATCACTGTGAACGAGCTTATCGGGGACTCCATTAGACTATCCCATTATTGCTTATTTCAATTCCTCATAGTCCCTAGAAAATCCGGCAATCTTCGCTAGAGATATACACTCGTTTCCTTTCTATCCTTTGTAGTCACATGATCGGGTATCAAGGTCGGAATTTATTAATCTATTTTATATAGATAGGTTGCTCTATTTTATATATAGATAGCTACACTATTGTTAATCTATTTCATTACATTTATGTATTATATGGGGTAAAATTTATAAACCATTAAATGAGCCGGGGGATGTATGGCTGAGGATTTCGGTATCAAAACCGATAGAGAATTACGTAGGGCTTTAGATAGGCGTAGGTTGTTGTTCCTCTCGATTGGTGAAATAATCGGTGCCGGTTAGTTGTTTGCACCCATGTACGCCGCTTCCTACGCCGGTGGTGCTGCCTTATTGGCCTGGATAATAGCCGGCATCATAATACTGCTCATAGCATTTGCTAATGCCGAGATTGCCTCCGCAATACCTAAGTCAGGCGCGCTCGTTAGATATCCGCATTACGTGTTTGGTGGCTTCGCTGGTTTTCTACTTGGTTGGTCTTATTTCCTGGCCATAACGGCTGTACCGCCCACAGAGGCTTTAACGGCGACTCGATATTTATCCTTCTTCTTTCCACAGCTATATAATGTTCATACTGGCACCTTGACAGTGCTTGGTTATGTTGTTGCCTATTTATTCCTAGCATTATTCGTCTATGTAAATTACATGGGTGTTAGGGCCGTTGGTGACACGGTCTACGGCCTTGGTTGGTGGAAATTACTGATACCATCAATAACCGCAATAATAATGATAGCCTTGGCATTCAACCCGGCTAATTTCACCGCGGGTGGTGGCTTCATACCAACGAGCGGCACCGCACCGTACACAGGTTGGGCAGCGGTATTCTACGCAATGCCAACCGGGGGCGTTTTATTTGCTTACCTCGGTTTTAGGCAGGCCATTGAGTATGGTGGTGAGGGTAAAAATCCCAGTAAGGACATCCCCTTTGCAATCATAAGCGCAATATTAATAGCAATGACCATATACATACTACTTGAGCTCGCCTTCATAGGCGCGATACACTGGGACGTAATTGGTGTTAGGGAGGGTGCCTGGGCGGCATTGAGAACATCCTCAATATCTAAGGCGCCAATAGCGCAGTTGTTAGAGTCCCTCAAGTACGTCGTGCCGGTAGCCGCCGCGTTTTTAGCTGCTTGGGTCGTGGTGTTCCTAACAGATGCCGTTATATCACCCGCAGGCACGGGATTCGTATCTACGGGAGGTGCAACTAGGGCGCTCTATGGGATTGCGGCTGACGGTTATTTACCACCTTGGTTCCTTGAATTAAGCCGTACAAGAATACCAAAGTGGTCCCTCATCACAATAGCAATACTTGGCGCCCTGTACCTATTGCCGTTCCCAACCTGGCAATCAATAGTTTCATTCACGACAGTTGGTAGGGTACTCACGTACATGGTCATTGGTGGTATAGCCGTGCAGGCACTGAGGAGGGTTGCACCCGATCTTCCTCGTTCATTCAGGTTATGGGCAGCATCGGTATTGGCCCCAGTAGCGACGCTTGCGGCATCCCTAGTTATTTACTGGTCGGGGTTCAGTACGGTATCTAAGTTCTTCCTGGCGGTATTCGTGGGATTACCCATTTACTTTGGTTATTATGCATACAAGAGATTAAATGTGAGTCTTCCCGTATCATTAACTCTAGGCTTCATTGATGCTATAGGTGTGGCTGCAGCATTTTCCTACTTTTACAGTGTGACTAAGGGGTTAAGGGTTTATAATGACACTGGCCTGTTGATATACATAATCGTCACGGCCGTGTTAATATACGTTAGTATGGCCGTACTTTATAGACTAGGTAGTGATTACTTAAGGAGGGAGTTTAAGGCTGGTGTTTGGTTACCAACTTACATGATTGTAATCACGTTACTTTCTTATTACGGCTCCTTCGGTCTACATAAAGTGATACCCTTCCCGATAGATACAGTGATCGCTGCAGTAATAACGCTGGTATTTCATTATTGGGCTGTTTACAGCGCGTTTAGGACAAAGGCAATAGACCAGATAATGGAGGAAATGAGGAGGTAACGGCATGGTGAGGTTAATTTAAAGTTTAAAAAATATACAGTTTGTTTATGATTTACGATGAGTGTTAATAAACCCATTGATTTAATGCCCCTTATTCAAGAGGCTTGGGAATTCATTAGGAGGATGGAATCAATGGGTTACGTGATTAGAACCCCCCTGTATAGGTCAGAGCGACTATCAAGTAATGGCTTAAATGTTTACTTAAAACTGGAGAATCTACAGAGGAGCGGTAGTTTCAAGGTTAGGGGTGTGTTCTTTGCTGTTCATAAGTATATGCGTGACGGTTATGAGCACTTCCTAACGGTATCCACTGGTAATCACGCTGTTGCCCTGGCATACGTAGCCAGCGTATTGAGAGTCAGGGCTACCGTGGTTGTTCCTGAGACCACGCCGAGGTCTAAGGTCGAGGATATGGAGAAATACGGTGCTGAGGTTATTAAGTATGGTAAGTCGTACGTTGAAGCTGAGAAGAAGGCTCTCGAGATTTCCTCGAGTGATCCTAAGATTAAACTTATACATACATTTAATGATTACTACATAATTGCTGGACACACAACCATTGGACTCGAGATACTTGAGGATCTGCCCAGTGTTGACGCCATACTTATACCGCTTGGTGGTGGTGCTTTACCGGCTGGTGTCTCCTACTTAGTAAGGCATGTTAAGCCGAGTATTAAGGTTTATGGGGTCCAACCCGAGAATGCACCATTTTATGCACTATCGCTTAAGGAGGGTAAACCTGTGGTGCTTAGTAACATTGAAACTATCGCTGACGGACTTGCCTCTAGACCTGGTGAGATACCCTTCGAATACATAAGGCGCTACTTAGACGGTGTGCTCTTAGTTAATGAGTATGACATTGAGAGAGCTATATACGTATTGCTTAAATATGAACACATCATTGCTGAGGGGGCTGGCGCTATAGCAATAGGGCCCATAATAAATGGTGACTTAGTTAAGAAACTTGGTCAAGGTGACGTTTATAATGTAGTTGCCGTAATAACAGGTAGTCACATTGATGTAGAGAGGTTAAGGAAAATACTTGAAAACGAGAAAGCTTATGAAAGCAGAACCTAATGCAGTTAGGTGTATTGGTGTGGTATTAAGGGTTAGTCGTGTATGTAGATAAACTCGTTACTGCCCACCTTCCTCACAAAGCCATACCTCATGAACTGTATTATCTCATTAATGCCCACATTCCCAATGCTGGGCTCCGCAAGCCCAGCGTCACTCACTAACCTAAGCCCCTCGACCCTCCTCACGGTTATTTGCACCGAATCCCTGGGCACCCACTGTATAATGGGCGCGTTGAGCCTCCTGGCGCTCTCCAAGTCCCTGCTGTGGAACCTTGCCCTGGCCTCGTTACCGTGAACCTCGGTTATTTCAATGTTCATTAACTCCATTAACCTAACAATGCCCTTCTTGGCGTCATTGCCGCTTATGTAAACCTCCACTGTGTTGTTAATGGGCTTTATGGTTATTTCCCTAAAGCCCCTCTCTGGGTATGATGGGTGCATGGGTATTCTAGCCGTTACCTCCCCAGGCACGCCCTCGATTGTAACCCTCACGGGGTTTATCACGGCCATGTATCTATTGGCCCTGGGCTCTATCAACTTCCTATTCTCGGCGAATAGGTTGTCAGGCGTTATGGTGGCGTCCGTGGGCTTAACACCCACCTGCAGCATGACGCTCCAAATGGCCTCTGGCTGTATGCCCCTGTTCCTAAGCCCCGCCAGTGTGGGTAGCCTAATGTCATCCCAGCCTATCCCCAGGGACTTGAGCTTCGACTTACTCAGTACCATACCCACTATCTTAAGCCTGCCGAAGTGTATGGTCTCGGGTTGCCCCCAACCCATGTGTCTGAATATGAATGACTGCTTCACGGTGTTAACCGAGTGCTCCTGACCCCTCAGTACGTGCGTGACCCCCATTAGGTGGTCGTCTATGGATACTGAGAAGTTGTACGTGGGCCATACGAAGTACTTCGAGCCCACCCTGGGGTGTGGGTTCTTCTCAGTGTTCACAATCCTCATGCCCACCCAATCCCTAACACTAGGGTCTGGGTGGTTTAGGTCCGTCTTCACAATGAGCACGGCCTCGCCCTCACCGTAGTAATTACTGAGCATTTTATCGAACAATTCCAGGTTTACTGATGGGTCCGCATCCCTATTATAACAGGGCTTCCCAGTGATTTTGGATTTCTTCCAATCATCCGGGGTGCACCTACTGTCCTTAGCAGCCACGTAGGCGCCGCCCCTCTTTATTAATTCCCTGGCCATCTCGTAGTAAATACCCAGCCTGTCAGATTGAATGTACTCCTCATCCCACTTAATACCAAGCCACCTCAGGTCCTCCCTAATGGCCTCGTAGGCCTCGGGCATGGGCCTCTTAATCTTTGGGTCTGTGTCCTCAAACCTAAGTATGAACTTAGCCCTCCTACCCAACTC contains:
- the rpiA gene encoding ribose-5-phosphate isomerase RpiA — translated: MEDPAKIAAAREAVKYVMHNTIVGVGTGTTSLIFLRELARRLVSGELGSVKLVPTSTETEVEIVNLGLGDYLRYPWQVSHIDIAIDGADEVDGSKNLIKGGGGALTREKIIDYWAREFIVIVDETKLVSRVPSNHPIPIEVIPYAWSIVKARIEREFGGRASLRVSGGKRGPVITDNGNYILDFTPGAALNPREAEVAIKAIPGVVEVGLFSGERVSMVIVGKRDGSVSIIK
- a CDS encoding aromatic amino acid ammonia-lyase; translation: MVIKLGNKLSITDIVSVARNHEEVAWDEDVRSRVINSRRRLEELIGSGIRIYGVNTGLGDLYSMYINPEEVTGHSEIMLQDHAKGVGEAAPEDWVRATMLIRAHQLALGHSGVRDSLIDLMIQFLNLGITPVIPRYGSVGASGDLAPLAHMSLALIGKGMVLFRGRVMPSIEALKAVGLRPLELSYKEALALINGTSYSTAVAALGLWDSINLIKSAMAVMALALEASNANSSAFNVEVNLLKLHGGEQYASRVITKLIEDSGYIDTSGRVQDPYSLRCIPQVVGSVWDSLNWALGNVVNEVNSVSDNPVIVDGGVKSACHFHGEYVALSTDLANMSLAVLGNLIERQVAQLLRADINGVGNYLTSGAWSVGLMITQYTAAALAARLREVAVPSTVNNIPTSGLQEDLNSMSANSALKLHEVNEVIRQLISILGYVAVKVIDAKGGCSKCGSGTRRIYEVVKDSMKFATEFQEAIKSIGNSLSKIADLIV
- a CDS encoding pyridoxal phosphate-dependent aminotransferase; its protein translation is MRFSTRSSMFPGSKIRAINEEVVRLSSRGIKVYGFHIGQPGLPPSKDLLLEFTKELLEKPFELSMYTPSNGIDELRITIANDYSKYSGINITPSNVSVTAGSAEALLALFMAIIDEGDEVVLMDPTYLMYEPVIRFLGGKVIKVRAREELGWLPSEDDLKSAVGRRTKAIILVNPDNPTGRVLDEKTIKLILDLARDYDAYVIYDEAYKHLYYEGAHLYALGLDMEHVIAVNTFSKDPGMPGWRLGYVVAHEDFVKVFNRVKQYTNLNPPTPAQYAGLLYLTKYKEKYLSETLPIYKSRMEAMYKAVREYLPRATVVKPRAGLFMFVNLKPYLEGLGIDDEEFSLRLLREKHVAVVPGSAFGDNGKYHVRICFARESEEDIREGIRRIGEYLRGN
- a CDS encoding APC family permease, translating into MFAPMYAASYAGGAALLAWIIAGIIILLIAFANAEIASAIPKSGALVRYPHYVFGGFAGFLLGWSYFLAITAVPPTEALTATRYLSFFFPQLYNVHTGTLTVLGYVVAYLFLALFVYVNYMGVRAVGDTVYGLGWWKLLIPSITAIIMIALAFNPANFTAGGGFIPTSGTAPYTGWAAVFYAMPTGGVLFAYLGFRQAIEYGGEGKNPSKDIPFAIISAILIAMTIYILLELAFIGAIHWDVIGVREGAWAALRTSSISKAPIAQLLESLKYVVPVAAAFLAAWVVVFLTDAVISPAGTGFVSTGGATRALYGIAADGYLPPWFLELSRTRIPKWSLITIAILGALYLLPFPTWQSIVSFTTVGRVLTYMVIGGIAVQALRRVAPDLPRSFRLWAASVLAPVATLAASLVIYWSGFSTVSKFFLAVFVGLPIYFGYYAYKRLNVSLPVSLTLGFIDAIGVAAAFSYFYSVTKGLRVYNDTGLLIYIIVTAVLIYVSMAVLYRLGSDYLRREFKAGVWLPTYMIVITLLSYYGSFGLHKVIPFPIDTVIAAVITLVFHYWAVYSAFRTKAIDQIMEEMRR
- a CDS encoding threonine ammonia-lyase, producing the protein MSVNKPIDLMPLIQEAWEFIRRMESMGYVIRTPLYRSERLSSNGLNVYLKLENLQRSGSFKVRGVFFAVHKYMRDGYEHFLTVSTGNHAVALAYVASVLRVRATVVVPETTPRSKVEDMEKYGAEVIKYGKSYVEAEKKALEISSSDPKIKLIHTFNDYYIIAGHTTIGLEILEDLPSVDAILIPLGGGALPAGVSYLVRHVKPSIKVYGVQPENAPFYALSLKEGKPVVLSNIETIADGLASRPGEIPFEYIRRYLDGVLLVNEYDIERAIYVLLKYEHIIAEGAGAIAIGPIINGDLVKKLGQGDVYNVVAVITGSHIDVERLRKILENEKAYESRT
- a CDS encoding glutamate--tRNA ligase, producing the protein MGVDVNRVREIALKHALINAVKYGGKADEKAVISKVFAEDPGLRREARTVVGIVREVVNEVNSMGLEKQRELLMAKWPEALGERKVEGYRKGIEDLPPLPNDDKYEVIILRFAPNPDFVLHLGSARPAIINYAYKVKYTELGRRAKFILRFEDTDPKIKRPMPEAYEAIREDLRWLGIKWDEEYIQSDRLGIYYEMARELIKRGGAYVAAKDSRCTPDDWKKSKITGKPCYNRDADPSVNLELFDKMLSNYYGEGEAVLIVKTDLNHPDPSVRDWVGMRIVNTEKNPHPRVGSKYFVWPTYNFSVSIDDHLMGVTHVLRGQEHSVNTVKQSFIFRHMGWGQPETIHFGRLKIVGMVLSKSKLKSLGIGWDDIRLPTLAGLRNRGIQPEAIWSVMLQVGVKPTDATITPDNLFAENRKLIEPRANRYMAVINPVRVTIEGVPGEVTARIPMHPSYPERGFREITIKPINNTVEVYISGNDAKKGIVRLMELMNIEITEVHGNEARARFHSRDLESARRLNAPIIQWVPRDSVQITVRRVEGLRLVSDAGLAEPSIGNVGINEIIQFMRYGFVRKVGSNEFIYIHD